One Aphelocoma coerulescens isolate FSJ_1873_10779 chromosome 6, UR_Acoe_1.0, whole genome shotgun sequence DNA window includes the following coding sequences:
- the LOC138112788 gene encoding uncharacterized protein, producing the protein MQEREELLDREMARLLQELEQGPPEQQDEGWGALLFGALQQWPFWALAGLLLLLGLWFSCRRSPEASETNSSGKDQSSCKILGEEKEKEKEEDSLDSKGDGETIDVTVEADDSGSGNEEGSPVAANEGDDDDANERDEDVKLKKDSDVKSDDGHDAKKDEGWSDGNMPGDNTAEGNEEEPGNVTGGVEDLDEVNEGENKDVKVEPDKDAGKEDGDGNEEKTDDAYMKAGNSDDVNKGVYEVDGKEEEADVKVQGSSDASEQQSSDWIGQEDNSDGGKAIDHSGFAATEEKTTHLGNEETSAANRDEKQGDANANGEKNEDVKEGEQGNVAASEKEGSAGKGKGSRGGIEEEEDACDTGNKRGILLVDRIQCPVEDVEKGRSVAAELMESFTRVFIDSVSNSFYPVPQEAIGVGSAFEGWSPREQDGVYRMLVPLNPPPGHAFHLELNSAGQMAARTFCVRVELVCTCEREQLGEKLLCFLHHSQEELRQKQKPSLLETLCTGSYLDVEKTSHWFYQLVRCSWLHLPQSYSWHLVFQPCSRSCQFRLSKGKKSLVVKMLFGVRHGDSDIFAVSQPTEAQTGSSSIFVSSHPAEADSIASTAWPETYAVAEAKFFQHVASQVPCESLHLKCLQLFTCILRGTGFSSSTWKTVVMHVLTTVPLSQWRRREFARRLWDIMAYLRRCLQLKRLEHFVLGNQRLPAEISLPPAMRAVEPLNLFEHLAQDPAAHAEAMRAYGQLRFRLWMLLSGH; encoded by the coding sequence ATGCAGGAGCGTGAGGAGCTGCTTGACCGTGAGATGgctcggctgctgcaggagctggagcaagggcccccggagcagcaggacgagggctggggagccctgctctttggtgccctgcagcagtggccattctgggctcttgctggactcctgctcctcttgggcCTGTGGTTTAGCTGCAGGAGGAGTCCTGAAGCCAGCGAAACcaacagcagcggcaaggaccagagctcctgcaagatcttgggagaggagaaggaaaaagaaaaggaagaagacagtTTGGATTCCAAGGGAGATGGAGAAACCATAGATGTGACTGTGGAGGCAGATGACAGCGGCAGTGGAAATGAAGAAGGcagtcctgtggctgcaaacgaaGGAGACGATGATGATGCCAATGAACGAGATGAAGATGTGAAGTTGAAGAAAGACAGTGATGTTAAAAGTGATGATGGCCATGATGCAAAGAAAGATGAAGGCTGGAGTGATGGGAATATGCCAGGAGACAATACTGCCgaaggaaatgaagaagaacCTGGCAATGTTACTGGAGGTGTGGAAGACCTAGATGAagtaaatgaaggagaaaacaaggatgtgAAGGTGGAGCCAGACAAGGATGCTGGAAAGGAAGACggagatggaaatgaagaaaaaaccgaTGATGCGTATATGAAGGCAGGCAACAGTGATGATGTAAATAAAGGAGTATACGAGGTagatggaaaggaagaagaagcaGATGTGAAGGTGCAGGGAAGCAGTGATGCCAGTGAACAACAAAGCAGTGATTGGATTGGGCAGGAAGACAACAGTGATGGTGGGAAGGCAATAGACCACAGTGGGTTTGctgcaactgaagaaaaaaccacTCACCTTGGAAATGAAGAGACCAGTGCTGCAAACAGAGATGAGAAGCAGGGTGATGCAAATGCGAATGGAGAGAAGAATGAAGATGTAAAAGAAGGAGAACAAGGTAATGTGGctgccagtgaaaaagaaggcagtgctggcaagggcaaaggcagccgtggtggaattgaagaggaagaagacgCCTGTGACACTGGGAATAAGCGAGGGATCCTTTTAGTGGATCGCATACAGTGTCCCGTCGAGGACGTGGAGAAAGGTCGCTCAGTGGCAGCTGAGCTGATGGAGAGCTTCACGCGTGTCTTTATTGACAGCGTGAGCAATAGTTTCTACCCGGTGCCTCAAGAAGCCAtcggggtgggcagtgcctttgAGGGTTGGAGTCCCCGTGAGCAGGATGGGGTGTACCGCATGCTGGTCCCACTGAATCCCCCACCGGGACACGccttccacctggagctgaacagtgcagggcagatggcagcaaggaccttctgcgtccgtgtggagctggtgtgcacgtgcgagagggagcagctgggcgagaagctgttgtgcttcctgcaccactcgcaggaggagctgcggcagaagcagaagcccagcctCCTAGAGACACTCTGCACCGGCTCCTACCTGGACGTGGAGAAAACCTCCCACTGGTTCTACCAGCTGGTGAGATGCTCgtggctgcatttgcctcagtCGTACTCATGGCACTTggtgtttcagccctgcagccggTCCTGCCAATTCCGGCTGAGCAAAGGCAAGAAGAGCCTGGTGGTGAAGATGTTGTTTGGGGTGCGCCACGGGGACTCCGACATCTTTGCGGTcagccagcccacagaggcCCAGACAGGCAGCTCCAGCATCTTTGTGAGCAGCCATCCCGCCGAGGCCGACTCCATCGCAAGCACAGCGTGGCCTGAGACAtacgctgtggcagaggcaaaaTTCTTCCAGCACGTCGCCAGTcaggtgccgtgtgagagcttgcacctgaaatgcctgcagctcttcacctgCATCCTGAGGGGCACAGGTTTTTCCAGCTCGACCTGGAAGACTGTGGTCATGCACGTGCTGACCACTGTACCGCTGTCCCAGTGGCGCAGGAGGGAATTTGCACGGCGGCTGTGGGACATCATGGCATACCTGCGCCGCTGCCTGCAGTTGAAACGCCTGGAGCACTTTGTCCTAGGCAACCAGAGGCTTCCTGCAGAGATCAGCTTGCCGCCGGCAATGCGAGCGGTCGAGCCGCTCAACCTCTTTGAGCACCTGGCCCAAGATCCGGCCGCCCACGCAGAGGCGATGCGAGCTTACGGTCAGCTGCGATTTCGCCTCTGGATGCTGCTCTCCGGCCACTGA